In Terriglobales bacterium, the genomic stretch GCTGCTGGAGTTGGGAAGGCGGCAGGGCTGGCGCGTCGCTCACTTCCGGCAACTTCAGCTCGCGGCGCAAGTGGTTCAGGACTTGCTGCACAGGCACGGCGTCGCGGTTGCCTGGCTCGGGCGGTGCCAGTAAGACATTCACGCCGAACGGGCGATCCGTTCGCTCCCGCACCGCACGGATCTGTTTTCGCACATCTTCCGGCGCAACGCGGAACGCCGCCAGCACGCCGAAACCGCCGGCCTCACAGACGGCCGCCACCAGCTCGGGAGTGGTCGGCCCGCCCGACATCGGCGCCTGCACCAGCGGATAACGCACACCCAACAGGTCGCAGAGCGGCGTGTGCAGAGCGTGTTTTTCCATCACTCACCTCGAAGAGAGAGGGAATTCCGGAATGCTACTCGTAACAGAAAGGAAGGAGCCAGCTGGCTACAGCCGGAACAGCTCCCGCAACCGCTTGGTCTGGGCGCGGCTCACCGGAATCTCCGATTGTTTCTTGTCGTCCATGCGGAGCTGATAGCTGCTCTTGAACCAGGGCACCACTTCCCGGATGCGGTTGATGTTCACCACGTAGGAGCGGTGCGCGCGCCAGAAGGTGTTGGCATCGAGCGAGGCCAGTAGTTCTTCCAGGGTGCGGCAGTTCGATTGGCCTTCCGCCGCCGCCGTCACTACCGTGATCACGCCGTCTTCAATGGAGGCGTAACAGATGTCCTTCTGGTCCACCAGGAACAGCCGCCCGCCGGCCTTGATCAGGATGCGGTTAGCCTGCGGCTTCTGTCCTTCCAGCATCTTCACCAGCGCGTCCAAACGCTCGGCAGGCGCTCCCGCGGTCTCTCTCGCGCGCTTGGCCTTCTGGACTGATTGCGTCACCCGCTTCTTGTCGAAAGGCTTCAGCAGGTAGTCGACCGCGTTCACCTCGAAGGCCTTGACGGCGTACTGATCGTAGGCGGTGGCGAACACGATCTGCGGCAGCGGCACCCGCCGGTCGAGCAGCTTCTTGATGACGCCGAAGCCGTCCAGGCCGGGCATCTGCACGTCCAGGAAGACCAGGTCGGGCGAGTGCTCCTTGATCAGGCTCACCGCCTCCAGGCCGTTCTTGCCCTGGGCCACTACTTCGACGTCACCCACCGACTTCAGCAGGTAGGCCAGCTCGTCGCGCGCGAGCTGCTCGTCATCCACGATGAGAGCGGAAAGTGGCATGGGTTATCGGATGCCTCGAGAAAAGCTTCCCAACGAGTATAAGAACCCCGGTTTTG encodes the following:
- a CDS encoding LytTR family DNA-binding domain-containing protein, translated to MPLSALIVDDEQLARDELAYLLKSVGDVEVVAQGKNGLEAVSLIKEHSPDLVFLDVQMPGLDGFGVIKKLLDRRVPLPQIVFATAYDQYAVKAFEVNAVDYLLKPFDKKRVTQSVQKAKRARETAGAPAERLDALVKMLEGQKPQANRILIKAGGRLFLVDQKDICYASIEDGVITVVTAAAEGQSNCRTLEELLASLDANTFWRAHRSYVVNINRIREVVPWFKSSYQLRMDDKKQSEIPVSRAQTKRLRELFRL